A stretch of DNA from Terriglobia bacterium:
CTCGTTCAGGGACTCGGCCTTCGCGGCTTCCGCCAGGGCCAGATGCATGTACTCCGAGTCGGATTCCATGTACATGGCCGCATGCTACACTGTGGAGCATCGGCCATGAAATCGGTTTCCAAGCTGGCTTTGCTATTTCTGCTTTTGCCGGCAACCTTATTCGCTCAGCCCGGCGTCCGGATGTCTGCGGATTTCCTGCCGCTGGAAGTAGGGAACCGGTGGGAGTACGACGTCTTCAATGAGGCCGGGACGAAAGTCGATCACCTGGATTTCAGTGTCCAGGAATACCGGATCGTGAGCGGCCGCAGTTTCTATGTCCTCAATCAATTTCCGTTCGCCAGCGAGGGCGACAAAATCCGGCTCGTCCGTTATGACCGGCAGGAGCACACATATCTTCGCCTGCTGGACAACGACGAAGGCCCCTTGTTCCTCGCGGACGGCGCGCGTGTCGAAGTGTTGAAAGCGGACGATTCCGGCCTGCCGTCGAAGTTTGTAATGTATGGCGATCTGGTCGACCTGACGTTTCAGCGGGGTATCGGCATTGTCGAAGCCCGAATGCATTCCGGAGCAGTCGAGATCGCCAAGCTGACCGCACTCCATACCAGTGAACAACAGCTGGCCGATGCCAAGGCCGAGGGCGCCCAGATCTCTACGCAGCCGAAGCCGCCTCAACAGACAGCGCAGATTCCGCCGGGACAGCCGCAGACGCAGCCGGGCCAGCGGCCGCAACAGGCTCCACAACCACAGCGGCCGCGGACCGAGATCGAAAACGTGGCCAAGGCCACCGAAGAGACCGTTGCATTGGATGTGCAGGCCAGCGACATTGCCGGCGGCACGAAATTCCTGCTGACCGTGATCAATACCACGGACAAGCTCATACCGTTCAATTTCACCACGGGACAAACGTACGATTTCGTCATCACCGACGCAAACGGCCAGGAGATCTGGCGCTGGTCGCGCCGGATGTTCTTCACCCAGGTCATCCGGCAGGAAGCGATGCGTCCGAACAAGAACTGGACTTTCGAAGTCACGTGGAACCACCGGGACAACGAGCTCAACATCGCCCATCCCGGCAAGTACACGGTCGTTGGCAGTATCGCCAGTCATCCGCCGATGGAATCCCCGCCGGTCGTGTTCGAAGTTCACTAGTGGAGAGCAGCGTCGATAACGTTTTCAGTGACAAGCGGGTCCAGCGGGCATTCCGCTTCATCGCAGAAAATGAGCCCGCCATCGAAGCAGAACAGATCCGCCTGACTCAGATACCGGCGCCGCCTTTTGGCGAGAGCGAGCGGGCCCGCGCCTTCGCTGATGAATTGTCGCGGGCCGGCTTGCGGCCCGAAGCGGATGGGATTGGCAATGTCGTCGCGGCATACGACGGTCCCGGCAGGAATCCGGTTGTGGTCGGCGCACATCTGGATACGGTTTTTCCGGCGTCGACGCCCCTGGAATTGCGCCGGAAGGGCCGCGCGGTTCTTGTTCCCGGAATTTCGGACAACGGTTGCGGCATTGCTGCGTTGCTCTGGATGGTGCGGGCGGCAAAGGAAGCCGGCATTGGATTCCGGCGTCCAGTGATTCTGGTCGGCAATGTCGGCGAAGAAGGAGAAGGGAATCTTCGCGGCATCCGTTACCTGTTCGAGAATCCGCGCTGGGACGGCCGCGGCTGCGAGTTTATTGCGATCGACGGCGCCGGATTTCAGCGGATCACGCATCAGGCGCTCGGCAGCCGCCGGTTCCGCGTGCACCTGGCGGGTCCGGGCGGCCACAGCTGGGCGGATTTCGGGCGGCCGAATCCGGTGCAGGCCATGGCGTCGGCAATTCACCTGTTCTCGACGGCAAGCGGCGTGCGCCGCAGCGGCGAATCGTTCAACTTTGGATTGGTGCGCGGCGGCATTTCGGTAAATGCCATTCCGCGGGACGCGGTCATGGAAGTCGATCTCCGCTCGATCGTGGCGCCGAATCTCGCTGAACTGGAGAAGCGCTTGCGCCGCTGCGTTAATGAGGCCACACGCGCGTCCGGCGTCGAGTGCCGGATTGAGCTGATGGGCGAGCGGCCTTCCGGGATGACGCCCACCGGGGCGCCGCTGGTTCAGGCTGCAATGGACGTCACACGGCGGCTGGGGTTCGAACCGCTTCCCGACGTCGGATCGACCGACGCAAACCTGCCGATCTCGCTGGGCATTCCGGCGATTGCCCTGGGGGGCGGGGGGAGCTCCGGAAATGTGCACACTCCGGAAGAATGGTTTGATCCGGCGAGGCGCGAGATCGGTATTCAGCGGTTGCTGGCACTTGTCGGCGTGGTCGCCGGATTGGACTAATCGTCTTTCTTCCCAGTGAGCGAGAAAAGTATTCCCCGGAGATATGAATCGAGCTCGGCCTTTTCCACGTTTTTTCGAATGACGGTGGCGAGTTCGGTATCCGGGCTGTCGATGATCGCTATGATTTCGCTGATCGACGTTTCGACCCGCGAAATTTCGGCTTTGATAGCTTCGGTATCGAGTCCGCTGCTGCTGCCGGCCTGAGCGGCGCTCAGCCGCGAACGTTCGGATTCGAGAAGCGAGCTTGCGCTCTGGAGTTCCCGGGTGAGCTGGGTTTTCTGGAGGATGGCTTCCTGGAGCCGTTGTTCATACTGCATGCGGAGCTGATCCACGACCTCGGTGCTGACACGCTCGCTGGTTTCCGACATTCGCTGGAGCTGCTGTTCCAGCCGCCGCCTCTCGGCGTCCCAGGAAGTTTGGGCGTCCTGCATCTGGCGCTGCAACGCGTCTTTCTCACTCTTGAGATCCTGAAGCTTTTCCTGGGAGGGGTTCGGTGCCCGCGCCGCAGCTTCATAGCCTTGGATTTTCGCTTCGGCCTGAATGAAGGCCTGCTGGAGCTGTGCCGCATGATCGTTGAGCTGCCGGCGTTCGGTGTCCCACTGGCGGGCGGATTCTTCCAGTTTGTGGATCTGACCGACGAGCTGTTCCCGCTCCGCCGTCCACTTCGCCAGCGTTTCCTGGAGCTGGTTTTCAAGGTCGCGAACCTTGGGATTGACTTCGGGAGCTTCCCCTTTGGGTATCGGGCGGCCCATGATCTGTGCCGCCCGCCGGAGCTTCACCATCTCGCCCGCCAGCTTCAGCCGCTCCTGTTCCCACTCGGCCTTTCCGCGCAGAAAGGCCTGTTCGAGCTCTATTTTTTCCTTTGCGATGCGGCTGACTTCGACTTCGAACTGCTCCTTGACGGACTGGGTCGCGCGCATCGGATTCGACGCCCGGGCAATCGCTTCGGCGACCGCGCCTTCGAGCCGATTCACCTGGGATTTGAGCTGAGCGCGCTCGGTCTCCCATTCGGCGGCGGCCTTCTTCACTCGTTCCTCGGCGGCTTCCTGGACCTTGAGGATCGAAGCGGCATCCGCCCCCTTGGACTCCGCCGGGGCTGCGGTGCGCTTTCGAGCCAGCGCCGCTTTCGCATCGGCGAGTTCGGATTCGAGCTTATCGATTTCCGCATTCAGTTTGCGGCGCTCGGTACGCCATCGTTCCGCCGCCTCTTCCATCTCTTCCAACTGCCTGCGCAGGCCGTCTTTCTCCATGCGCGGATTATAATTCATGGACCCGAGAGGAGTTCTTATCGAAGTACGAAATCCGGTTACCGGGGAAGTTGTCGGGCAGGTCGCCGAGACAACCGCCGGTGATCTGGCCGAAACCGTGGAACGGGCACGCCAGGCGCAGGCCAGGTGGAGAGCCCTGCCTTTTGCCGGGCGGGCCCGGATTGTCCGCCGCTTTCACGATTTGCTGCTGTCCCGGCGTGAAATGGTTCTGGACACGATTCAGTCGGAGACCGGAAAGGCCCGCCGGGATGCGCTGGGCGAGATCGTGACGGTTGCCGGAACCGCTCGATATTATCTGGCGAATGGCGCCGGGCATCTGCAAGTCCGCCGGCGCCGTCCGGCGGTTCCCGTGGTGACCTCCGCCGAGATTATCTACAAGCCGCACGGCGTCGTGGGCCTCATCACGCCGTGGAATTATCCCTTCCTGCTGGGTGTCGGAGATGCGATTCCGGCGTTGCTGGCCGGAAATGCCGTCGTCGTCAAGCCGTCCGCATTGACTCCGCTCTCGGCTGTGCTGGCGCGCGAACTGCTCGTTGAATCCGGCCTTGATCCGGATCTGTTCGCCCTGGCCCACGGGGCGGGAGAGGTGGGCAGCGAGCTGATCGGCCGGGTGGACTACATCGGATTCACAGGAGGAACGGCCACCGGGCGCAAGGTGGCTGTCGCCGCTTCGGAGCGCTTGATTCCGTATTCGCTCGAGCTGGGAGGCAAAAATCCGATGATCGTTCTCGAAGGAGCGCCGCTCGATGCGGCGGCGACGGGGCTGATTGCCGGAGCCTTCGCGAACAGCGGGCAGACATGCATTTCGGTGGAGCGGGCTTACGTTCAGGAATCGATTTATGCGGAGTTCGCCAGGCGTGTCGCCGGGAAGACGGCGGCGCTGAAGCTGGGCTGGTCGAAGTCGTGGAATCTGGATATGGGCAGCATGATCAGCAGGGAACATGCGGAAAAGGTCCTGGAACGCATCGAGAAGGCTGTCGCGGGGGGAGCCCAGGCGATTGCCGGAGGCCGTGCGCGATCCGAACTCGGTCCCGCATTTGTCGAGCCGACGGTTTTGACGAATGCGCGCGACGACATGCCGATCTCGAAGGAAGAAACCTTCGGCCCGGTTATTGCGCTGTATCCCGTCCGCACGGCCGAGGAGGCAGTCGCCCGGGCGAACAATTCCGAGTTCGGATTGAATGCGTCCATCTGGGCCAAGGGCGGCCAGGCGCAGGAAATCGCGCGCCAGATCGAAACTGGCTCGGCAGTGATCAATTCGACGCTTCTGATCTACAACAGCTTCGATGTTCCGATGGGCGGCGTGAAGCTCAGCGGGATCGGACGCAGGCACGGGGAGCAGGGTATCCTTCGTTATACGCAGGCGCAGAGCATCGTCAGCAGCGTGGCTGCGGGCGGGGGGTACGATTCGATGCTGATGCGGGTGCGCAGTCAGTGGATGGCGGATGCCTTGGCGGGGATATTAAAAGTGTGGCGGAGGTTATGACGGGGAATTATTGCACCATCGCATCACTGGAGGTTGCTGCAGTTCTAAATTTGAAATGCAGCAACTTCCAATGATGCGACGGTGCAATATGCTTATAGCTAATTTTCCTGTTTCACCGTGGCCGGTTGCCCCGTGGGCGTGGCCGGCGTGGCTTGTGCCGTCTTTGCAGGCGTGTCACCGGTCTGCCGTGTAAGGTAGATGTAGAACGGTGTCACTTCGAACGGCATCTTTTCCCGCGCTGAAAGCAGGGCCACAGGTTTGGTCTTCGGCATTTCGATCCTGGCAGTCCAGGGATCGACGCGTACGCGTCCACCCAGCGGCAAGGCCGCAATCTGATCGACCTTCGTCATCTCGAGTTTGGGCGCGCCGGTTTCCAGACTCGTCATGCGCTGTACGCGATTGCCTTTGACCATGGTGTTGCCGATATGAGCGCGAAGCAGATTCGGCAATTGTGAAGCGCGGGCATTCACCGCTTCCAGGAACAGGCCGGCGTTTCCGAGCTTGTCTTTGTACGGAGAGTTCTTCAGGAGCTCGGCGGCCTTCGCATCGGCGTCGATTTCTTCTTTGGGATCGCGTTTCAGGTAGAGCTTCTGGAAAGCCTGCGGATCTTGAAAGAGCATGCGATCGCTGAAGGCATACATGGTGTCCAGGCGATGGCCCAGCGCGATGTGAGCGAGTTCGTGAGCCAGTATTGTCGCAAGGCTGGCCTCATCGGGCAGTACATCGATCAATCCGCGGCTGAGGACGATCGTGTGGCCGATGGTGAACGACTCGAGCGGCGTCGTCAGGAGAACGCGGACGCGAACCTCCGGTTCGATGTCGAGATTGTTGGTCACCTCGAGGTTGTTGACGACGGTTTCGAGCGTTTTGTTGACCTCGCCATCGGGTGCGATCAGCGCGGCTTTCTCCAGGCGTTGAATGACATTATCTTCAGCCTGTCGCTCCCATTGGCGAAGCGCATAGACAGGAGATGTTCCTTCGGCGTCTTCGATCTTGTCTTTGACGTCGTCGGATTCGACGATCAATGCCGTCAGCTCATTCTGGCCGCTGGCTTTACCGACGTTATATCCCCAGAGGCGCGTCTGGCCCTTGAAGCGCAGATGCCGCAGGCCGACGAGATAGCCCATGTTCGATTCTTCGGTGTACACATAGGCTGGCAGCCAGATTCCGGGGCCCATGTATTCACGCCAGCTGTCGAAGTGGAAGTACATCTTCGTGGAGGACGACGGCCCGTATGTGCCGTTGAAGCGGACGATGTTGTATTCCTGATCCTCAGCCCAGATGCGTCCGCGAAACGAACCGGAGGAACCCTTTTTGGGAAGCACATCGAAAACAAGGGTGCGCACCGAACCGAGAAATTCGCGGCGGACATACTCGAATTGATAGTGATTTTTGTCGAAGTGGCCGTCGACCACAAGCATCTGCGCAAATCCGCCGGGAAGATATTTGACGGAGTAAAGCTGCGTTATTTTGCCGGTGATCTTGTCCGGCGCAGGTTCGCCGCCGAGCAGCGTGTGTTCCTTTTCCTCGGCGTTGAAATCAAGTTTGCCGAGGAAGTACTGATCGTCCACGGGACGGAACGCAAGCGCGTCATCCTTGTCGAGGCTCTGCAGGTAGGTCTCGACGAGCGGATGCAAGGTACGCATCTTCGACGCGAGAATCGCTTCACGTCCGACGACCCGGTCCAGGATCTGGCTGACCGTAGACGGAGCTGTCGGGTCCACCGGCGCTGCCGAGGTCGTGTTCGACGGCGGGGCTTGCTGAGGCTTCTGCGCAGCAATGGCGAATCCGCCGCCAATAGAAAAGAATAGAATAAAGACCCAAATCGATATTTTGAAGTTTAGATTACGCATATTCCTTCCATGCTTTCTGTTGCCCTGGCTAGTACGCCAATTCAAAAACAATGTGGACCGTGGCCGTTGAATCCACCGGCTGTCCGTCTCGTTGTGCAGGTTTGAACTTAATCTGTTGAGCGGCGCGTAAAGCGTTCTGGTCAAGTCCGTGTCCGAGCCCCTTCACCACCTCAAGCACGCGCACTTCCCCGGCGGCCGTGAACATGACACGCACCAGGACTTCACCTTCGACCTTTTGTGTCCGCGCTTCTGCGGTGTAGTCGGGTTTCGGTTTGGATAGAATTTCTACAGGCACCTGTGCCGAACCGGTTTCCAGGTGTCTCTTCGGCGCTTCAGCCTTGGCTGCGCCATCCAGATCACCAAAACCGCCCTGCTGAACGGCGCGGCCCGATCCGCCACCGCCACCGCCATTGCCTCCGCCGCCTACAGGCGCGACGCCGTTGCCGAATCCCGAACTGTGCACGACTCCCCTGGCGCCGTGCGCTCCGCCGGTTCCATTCCCCGCTCCCGCACCCGTGGGCAGATCGAACGAGCCAAGCTCGGCGATATTGCCGACTTTTCCCGGCTTGCCGACGGCCTTGACTCCGTTTGGATCGCCAAATCCGCCGGTCTGGACTTTTTGCGCTGGCAGATTGGTGGTCGGCGTTGCAGAGCTTCCGGTGGAGAACATCCCGGTCTTCACTTCAGGCGCCTTCGGAGCAGCGATCGCCGGTTCGTTCGAATCCAGATGCGGAGTGTTGCGCACGACGGGAATTGGTTTTTCCCGCTCGATCACATCCGGCAGCTTGATTGCGGCGATTTTCGGCGGTTCCGGTTTTTTCTCAACCGGCGGCTGAACCACCACAGGCTTCGGCGGAGGCGGCGCCACGATCGGCTTCGGTTCAATTACCGGCTTCGGCCGCGGCGGTTCCTTGTAATGGGTGACTTCGAGCGGCTGCGCCTTCGGTATCGGAGGAGCAAGCTGCACTGTGGTATATCTCGCCTTCATCGTCTCCGTGAAGATGAGAGGAATCAGCAGCAGAACGGATAGCAACACACCGTGAACCGCTACACTCATCACCAGGGAACGCTTGCGAGATCCTTTGAATTCGAGTGATTGAAAGAGTACGGCGCGAGAATCGTCCTGATCGCGACCCCGCGGCGTGAAGTTATTCGAATACGCCATAACACCCTGGAAGTTGCAAGAGTCCTTCCAGCTTGATTCCGTCGGCTGCAAGTGCCGTAAATCGTTGAGGTTAACTACGCCGTTTGTTTGATTGAGCAAGGGCATCTTGGTTCCTCTCATTCCAAATCGAGTTTCAGGAGATGCACCCGTGGTTAGTCGCGTCCCCGCCCGCCAAATTGCACCTCCGGCTCCAACCAGCTCCGCCTTAGAAACACAGGTGGTTGCGTGATTCCACCGGCAGGGAATCCATAAACTTGCTTGGACTTGCGCATTTCTGATAGTTATTTGAGAAATGAAAGTGCTCATCGCTGAAGACGACCGCGATTCCCGTGAATTGCTGGCGTGGATGCTGGAAAAGCTCGGTTATCAAACCGTCGCGACGACTAACGGGAAAGAAGCGTGGGATGCGTTTCGCAAGAGTCGTTTCCGTCTTGTGATTTCAGATGTGTTGATGCCCGAGATCGACGGCCTCGAACTCTGCAGGCGCATACGCAAGCACAAGCAATCGAAATACACCTACATCATCATGATCACGGCTCTGATCGGTAAGAAAGACTACCTCGAGGGTATGGAAGCAGGCGCGGATGACTTCGTGACGAAGCCGTTCGACCCCGATGAGCTGAAGGCCAGGCTCCGCGTAGCGGAACGCATTATTTCATTCCAGGAACAAGCCGCATTGGCGGAAGAAACCAAATCCCGGGATTAAGACCTAATGTAAATTGCATCATTGCAAGTTGCTTCATTTCTTCAATTGAAGAAATGAAGCAATGTCGAATTGATGCAATGATCCAATGCTCCCGCCCTCCTATTTATAGGCAGCCAGCCCCGTGATGTGCTCCCCCAGGATCAGCGCATGGATATGATCTGTTCCCTCGTACGTATACACCGACTCCAGATTGCACATATGACGGAAGACCGGGTACTCCAGCGTGATCCCGCTCGCTCCCATCAGGTCCCGAGCCAGGCGGGCGGTTTCTAATCCCACCCAGACATTATTTCGTTTGGCCATGGAGGTTTGAGCGAAGTGGAGCTTGCCTTCGTCCTTCAGCCGGCCGAGCCGCCACGCGAGCAGCTGGCCTTTGGTGATCTCGGTTACCATGCGCACGAGCTTTTCCTGGACCAGTTGGAATTGCGCGAGCGGTTTTTCGAATTGAGTCCGGCCCTTGGTGTACTCCAGAACGCATTCGTAGCATGCCATCGCGGCGCCGATGCCGCCCCAGGCGATTCCGTAGCGGGCCTGATTGAGGCACATCAACGGGCCCTTGAGTCCTTCCGCTTTCGGAAGAACATTCGCTTCGGGCACCAGCACATCGTCCAGGATCAGATCGGAGGTGACGGAGGCGCGCAACGAGAGCTTGTTTTTGATTTCCGGCGCCTGAAATCCGGGAGTTTTCGTTTCGACAATGAATCCTTTGATTTCTTCGCCGGCTTTTGCCCAGACGATCGCGATGTCCGCAATGGTTCCGTTGGTGATCCAGCGCTTTGTCCCGTTCAGCACCCAGCCTTTGTCTGTGCGCCGCGCGCGAGTCTCCATGCCGCCGGGATCGGAGCCGTGATCGGGTTCGGTGAGTCCGAAACAACCGATCTGTTCTCCCCTGGCCAGCAGCGGCAGCCATTTCCTCTTTTGCTCCTCCGTGCCGAACGTGAAGATCGGATACATCACCAGCGCGCCCTGAACGCTGACGAAACTGCGAAGCCCGCTGTCGCCCCGCTCGAGTTCCTGCATGACGAGGCCGTATGCGACGTTATTCATGTTGGCGCAGCCGTACTCTTCAGGAAGGTTTCCGCCGAACAACCCCATTTCTGCCATTTCAGGAATCAGTTGATTGGGGAATGACGCTTCCTCGAAATGTTTATCGATGACCGGAATGACGCGGTCATCGACGAAGCGGCGCACCGTATCACGCACCATCCGTTCCTCGTCCGACAGGAGATCGTCGATCCGGTAAAAGTCGACACCTTTAAATGACATCCGCGTCCTCCATACAAAAAGCTATCATAACGGACTCATATGAGACCGGATTCGGCTATCCAGATTATTCGCGAGCTGCGCAGGCATGGACATGAGGCGTACCTTGTCGGCGGCTGCGTTCGCGACATGGTGATGCGGGTGGAACCGGCGGATTACGACATTGCGACGGATGCGCTGCCCGGGGAGGTGATGCGCATCTTTCCGCGCACGGAAGCCATTGGCGCGCAGTTCGGAGTTGTTCTCGTTATCCATCGCGGGCATCCGTTCGAGGTGGCGACTTTCCGTTCGGATGAGGCCTATGTCGACGGCCGGCGGCCGACGGGTGTGGTCTTTACGAATGCGGAGCAGGATGTGCTCCGCCGGGATTTCACGATCAACGGGCTGCTTTACGATCCCGCCGAAGACCGGATCATCGACTATGTCCACGGCCAGGAGGATATCGCCGCCAGGATCGTCCGCGCCATCGGCGATCCGCATGCCCGATTTGAGGAAGATAAGCTGCGAATTCTTCGGGCCGTCCGTTTCGGTGCGCGCTTCGGTTATTCGATCGAACCGGCCACCTGGGATGCGGTCCGCGCGATGGCTCCGAAAATTCACCAGGTCAGCAAGGAGCGCATCAGGGAAGAGATCACGCGCATTTTGACGGAAGGCCAGGCGGCGCACGGGTTCCGGATGCTCGATGAGGCCGGTCTGCTGGCGCAGGTGCTGCCGGAATTGGAGTGGACGGATCACATCCGGAAAGCGCTCGAGCTGGTGCCGTCGAAAGCGGAGCCGGATTTTGCTATGGCTGTCCTGCTGCACGAAACCGCGCTGCCGCATGTCGCTCAGATCGTCGAACGCTTGAAGTTCTCTCGCGCGGAGATGCATCATATTATCGCCTTGGTCGAGAATCTCCCCCGCTTCTCGCAAATCCGGCAGATGACCGTCAGCGCCCTCAAACGGTTTTTCCGCCTGGATCGATTCCAGGATCATCTGGAGCTCGCTCAGATTCATCGCGTCGCCGGCAATGAAAACCTCGACGACTACGAGTTTGCGCTGCGCAAGCGAAAGGATTGGGGGGAGCCGGAAATCTGGCCGGAGCCGCTGATCACCGGAGACGACCTGATCGCGATGGGCTTCGCCCCCGGACCGTCGTTCAAACAGATTCTGACGCGTGTGGAGGATGAGCAGTTGGAAGGGAGATTGGGGATCCGCGAGGAAGCTGTCAACTTCGTGAAGCGGGAGTTTGTGCGCGCATGAGACTGGCAATAATGTTTCTTCTCCTGATCAATCTGAACACCGCGACGCAGGCGGAGCTGCGCACGCTACCCGGCATCGGCCCCGCGCTGGCCAGGCGGATTGTCGAGTTCCGGGAGAAGCAGCACGGATTCAAACGGGTCGAGGAACTGCTGGCAATTCCCGGTATGAGCGAGAAGAAGTGGAAGGCGATCAAAGATAAGATCGAAGTGAAATAAGAGGGGAAGAACACAAGAAGCAAGAGGCACATAAAGGAGCCAATGGATCCCTTATGTGCCTTTTGTGGCTAATTTTCTTATTTCTTGTCGTCGCCGCCGCCGCCGCCGAACAGTCCGCCAATCGCTTTTCCGAGCCCTTGAAAAACTTTTCCGACGCCTTTGCCGGCATCCTTTGCGGCGTCTTTGGCAGGTTCAGCAATCGTTCTGTCGAGCGTCTCGGAGATATGAAGACCGTGCAGTGTGCAGTACGTGGTAGGCGCCGTTCCCGAGATGAAGGCCTCTTCGAAGGTATGTTCGCAGGAGGGGTTCGCCAGCATCAGCGTATCCGCATCGAGGCGGGCGAAGTCGATGCCGGAAGGCGCATCAAAGTTCATATGCTCCGGATCTTTCGGCGGATACAGAGCCGTTGACTTCATCATGAATTCGGTCCAGATCGGCAGCGCCGAGCGCGCGCCCTCGAGGTTCAAGTCGCGGTTATCGTCATAACCGACCCAGGCGATGACCAGCAGATCCTTCGTGTAGCCGGCGAACCAGCCGTCGCGTGAAGTGCCGGTCTTGCCCGCCGCCGGAAGCATGAATCCGCGCCCGCGCACACCGGTGGGACCGGCCGCGGTGCCCTCGTTGATGACGCCTTCCATGAGATAGGTCATGAGATATGCGAGTTCCGGCCGCATGACCTCCTGCGGCTGGTATTTGTAGGACTTGTTCGTGGAGCCGTCCCCACTGGTGACCCGGAGAAGCGCATGAGGCTGCATACGCTGCCCTTCATTTGCAAAAGCGGTGTAGGCGCCGGCCATTTCGATCGGCGTGACCTCAAATGCTCCCAGCGCAACCGATGGATAGCCTTTGATTTTTGCGTTGAGTCCCAGCCGTTTGGCCATTGCCGCAACGCGGCCGTAACCGATGTGTTCGGCAACTTTGATGGTCGGGACGTTCAGCGAATGCTCCAGAGCTGTCCGGACGGTGACGATGCCACGGTACTCCTGGTGATAGTTGTTCGGCTGATAGGTACTGCGGCCGTTCTCGTAAACGAAAGTGGTCGGCTCATCCACGATCGTCGTTATCGGCGTGACGACGGTATCGTGCGTCAGGGATTCTGGCTGTGAGGCGGTCGATCCATCTGATAAATCGTTCGGCGCCGGATCGGCGGTGGGCGTCAGGTTCGGCTCCGGCTTCGGCGTGTCCGCTCCCGGGTCGGCATCATCCGATTTTCCCTGATCGAATGCCGTCTCCAGAGCCGTCGCGTAAACGATCGGCTTAAAAATGGATCCGGGTTGCCGCGATGCCTGAACGATCCGGTTCAACTGCGTCATGCCATAGTCGCTGCCGCCGACCATCGCTTTGATTTCGCCGGTATGGGGATCGAGCGCAATCAGCGCGGCCTGCGGCCCCGGCAGGTTGTCCGGGCCTTTCTGGCGCTTCTTCTGCTGCGCGATTTCATCGTTGACGAACTTCAAA
This window harbors:
- a CDS encoding CCA tRNA nucleotidyltransferase gives rise to the protein MRPDSAIQIIRELRRHGHEAYLVGGCVRDMVMRVEPADYDIATDALPGEVMRIFPRTEAIGAQFGVVLVIHRGHPFEVATFRSDEAYVDGRRPTGVVFTNAEQDVLRRDFTINGLLYDPAEDRIIDYVHGQEDIAARIVRAIGDPHARFEEDKLRILRAVRFGARFGYSIEPATWDAVRAMAPKIHQVSKERIREEITRILTEGQAAHGFRMLDEAGLLAQVLPELEWTDHIRKALELVPSKAEPDFAMAVLLHETALPHVAQIVERLKFSRAEMHHIIALVENLPRFSQIRQMTVSALKRFFRLDRFQDHLELAQIHRVAGNENLDDYEFALRKRKDWGEPEIWPEPLITGDDLIAMGFAPGPSFKQILTRVEDEQLEGRLGIREEAVNFVKREFVRA
- a CDS encoding helix-hairpin-helix domain-containing protein, which gives rise to MRLAIMFLLLINLNTATQAELRTLPGIGPALARRIVEFREKQHGFKRVEELLAIPGMSEKKWKAIKDKIEVK
- a CDS encoding transglycosylase domain-containing protein, encoding MAERKPVRARPTKKAKFSSFFRSPLFKVLLSLFLFFFIGASALVLYYYNYYSKVIDRRLSGEIFKNTAQIYAAPYRIYPGQNLSPNDAVLRLQRAGFDSSDKGGSEDGEYEVSGSRVTIKPKIGDAMRLDFTKTSLTKIVKPGIGEVSEAWLPAELVTNLYDQSREKRRVIEFNDLPKVFIDALTAAEDQHFFTHWGIDPVRLAGAVIHSVRSSDRISGTSTITQQFARNFFLTTDRTVRRKVAEIFITLMLEQRLTKQQILTLYVNQTYMGQRGSFSINGFGEAAEAYFGKDISNLTLPEAATLAGIIPAPNGRFSPVKHPDEVKRRRNTVLAAMHTIGTINDKEYDAAKNSDLKVIPPKVDASDAPYLVDYIRDELLKTFSEEEITNGGFRVYTSLDPALQKIAVDAVQNGLKFVNDEIAQQKKRQKGPDNLPGPQAALIALDPHTGEIKAMVGGSDYGMTQLNRIVQASRQPGSIFKPIVYATALETAFDQGKSDDADPGADTPKPEPNLTPTADPAPNDLSDGSTASQPESLTHDTVVTPITTIVDEPTTFVYENGRSTYQPNNYHQEYRGIVTVRTALEHSLNVPTIKVAEHIGYGRVAAMAKRLGLNAKIKGYPSVALGAFEVTPIEMAGAYTAFANEGQRMQPHALLRVTSGDGSTNKSYKYQPQEVMRPELAYLMTYLMEGVINEGTAAGPTGVRGRGFMLPAAGKTGTSRDGWFAGYTKDLLVIAWVGYDDNRDLNLEGARSALPIWTEFMMKSTALYPPKDPEHMNFDAPSGIDFARLDADTLMLANPSCEHTFEEAFISGTAPTTYCTLHGLHISETLDRTIAEPAKDAAKDAGKGVGKVFQGLGKAIGGLFGGGGGDDKK